GGAATCCCGGCCCTGGACCGGCCGCTGACCCCCGACGAGGCGGCCGACGGGGTGAGCGGTCCGCAGGCGGTCGCCGCGCAGCGCCCCGAGTGGGAGCCCGGTACGGATCACGGCTACCACGCGCAGACCTACAGCTGGCTCGTCGGCGAACTGGTGCGACGCGTCACCGGGCGGACCGTCGGCCGCTGGGTCGCCGAGGAGATCGCCCGCCCGCTCGGCCTGGACTTCTGGTTCGGGATCCCGGCGGACGAGGCGCACCGGGTCGGCCGGATCGGCCCGGTCGAGGCGCCCGCGGGCGACGGCGCGGGCGCGCTGCGGATGCGCCCCAAGCGCTCGGTCGTCGACGCCTACCGCGACCCGGAGTCGCTGACCCGCCGGGCGTTCGGCGCCATCGACCCGTTGCCCGACGAGAACGACCCCGGCTACCGGGCCGCCGAACTCCCCGCGTCCAACGGCACCGCCACCGCCCGCGGCCTGGCCCGCTGTTACGCCGCGATGATAGGCCCGGTCGACGGCCACCGGCTGTTCGCCCCGGCCACCCTCACCCTGGCCCGCACCGAGGAGTCGGCGGGCCCGGACCGGGTCCTGGTCGTCAACACCCGTTTCGGGCTCGGCTACATGCTCCACGGATCGGGCTCCCCGCTCCTCTCCCCGGGCTCCTTCGGGCACCCGGGCCGGGGCGGTTCGCTGGGCTTCGCCGACCCCGAATCCGGCATCGCCTTCGGCTATGTGACGAACGGTCTGCAGAAGGGAGTCACCGCCGATCCCCGTGCCCAGGCGCTGGTACGCGCAGTACGTTCGGCGCTATGACTTCTCCCGCGCTCTCTCGATTCGACGGATACGGCGTTCTCCTCACCGGGGCCGGCCAGGGCATCGGTGCCGCGACCGCCCGCCGGCTGGCCGCCGAGGGCGCCCGCGTCCTGGTCACCGACCTGGACGGCGAGCGGGCGGGGCGCATGGCGGCGGAGATCCGGGAGAGCGGCGGCGAGGCCGAAGCGCTGGCCTGCGACGTGGCCGACCGGGCAGCGGTCGAGGCGGCAGTGGCGCACGCGGTCTCGGTGTTCGGCGGGCTCGACGTACTGGTGAACAACGCCTACGCGTGCACGCCGGACGCCGCGCTCTTCGAGGACGAGCAGGACGAGACCTGGCAGCGCGACCTGGACGTCACGCTCAGCGGCGCCTACCGCTGCTCGCGTGCCGCGCTTCCGCATCTTGCCGCGTCCGGACGGGGTGCGATCGTGAGCATCGGCTCGGTCAACGGGGTGCAGGACTTCGGCAACCACGCCTACAGCGCCGCCAAGGCGGGCCTGGCCAGCCTCACCCGTACGCTCGCGGGCCATGCCGGACCGCGCGGAGTGCGGGTCAACCTGGTCGCGCCCGGCACGATCCGCACCGACGCCTGGGCGGGCCGCGACGCCGAACTGTCCCGGGTCAGGGGCCTCTACCCGCTCGGCCGGGTCGGCGAACCGGAGGACATCGCCGCGGCCGTAGCCTTCCTCGCCTCGCGCGACGCGGCCTGGGTCACCGGCACGACGCTGTGCGTGGACGGCGGGCTCACCGCCGCGAACACGGGCTTCCGGCAGGCGGTCGCGCGGGCTTAGACCGAGACCGTACGCAGACGACACCGGCCCCCCGGGGGCAGTCCCGGGAGGCCGGTGGTCGGACGTACCCGTCCCCTCAGGCGGGTACGCCCAGGTACTGCTCCTGCCGTGTCCCCGCGCTCTCCCGGGTGGCTCCGCGGAAGACCGCCAGCCGGTCCACGGCCAGCACACCCGGACCGGAGAAGACGAGCAGCAGCAGCGTCCAGCAGAAGAAGGCCGCCGCCTCGCCGCCGTTCTGCATGGGCAGCAGTCCCGCCCGCTGGTGGACGTCGAAGTACGCGAACGCCATGGAGCCGGAGCCCACGAGTGCGGCCGTTCTCGTACCGAGGCCGAGCAGCACCAGGGTGCCGCCGGCCAGTTGGATGACGGCCGCGTACCACCCCGGCCAGGTGCCCGCGGAGAGCATCGGCCTGCTGAGCACGCCGAAGAGCGACGCGACGCCATGGCAGGTGAAGAGCAGTCCGACGACGATCCGGAACAGACTGAGCGCGTAGGGCTGAGCCCGCCCGAGGCGCGTGACCATCATGAGTGCCCGCCTCCTGTCAGCTGTAGACGCCGAACTCGTAGAGCGAGTAGCCGTAACCGGAGCCGCGCGCCGTGCCGTTGATCCGCACGTAGCGGCCGGTGCCGTTGACGTCGATGTCGTCGATGTCGCCGTTGCCGTCGGTCACCGACTTCACCGTGTTCCAGTTCTGTCCGTCATCGGACGTCTGGATGTCGTACGCCTTGCCGAACGCCGGGTCCCAGGCGAGCTGGACGTGCTTGAACGTCGTCGAGGCGCCCAGGTCGACCTGGAGCCACTGCGGGTCGCTCCAGTCACTGGCCCAGCGGGTGTCGAACTTGCCGTCCACCGCGTTGGCCGCACCGCACGGGCAGCCGCCGGTCGGGTCGGTCTGGGAGGTGGACGCGGTGGCGGTCTTGCCCTGGGACACGTTCGTCCCGTCCACCTTCGGGGGGATGACCTTGATGGACTTGGTCTCGATGCCCTCGTTGCCCTTGCCGTCGGTGGCCTTCACATAGACCTTGTAGACGCCCGTCTTGCTCGGCGCCTTCGCGGTCAGGGTGCCGTCGCCGTTGTCCTTGGTCTCGGCCGGGACCAGCGCCTTGTTCTGGTCGATGTAGTTGCTGCTGAAGAGGACCTGGTAGGTGATCGCGTCGCCGTCGGGGTCACTGGTGCGGGTGCTGATCCTGACATCGCCCCCGGTGGGGACGCCGGTGGTGGCACCTTCCACCGCCATGTCCGTGATCACCGGCGGGGTGTTGTCGCCGGAGGTGTCGGCCCCGTAGGCCTTCTTCACGGCGTAGTACGAGAGCCGCTTCTCGCCGCCGGGCAGCAGGTTGAACCAGACGCCGCCGAAGTCGTCCTCGACGCCGTAGTGGAACATCGTGGCGCCGAGCGCCACCCCGGTGTGCCCGGTGATGCAGCCCCAGGCCTTCTGGTAGCCCTCGGCCTTGGCGACGTCGGTCGGCTCGGTCGGGACGCCGTTCGCGTCGTCGTCGACCTCCCACTCACCGGCCGGACCGGTCTCGGTGACGATGTAGGGCTTGTCGTAACCGCCCTGCTCCCAGTCGGACTTGATGTTGCACACCGCGTTGTAGGCGTTGACGGCGTACAGGTCGAGGTCGGGGGCGTTCTTCTTGTAGTACGGCCAGGCGCCGGTCCAGGCGTCGGTCGAGGTCACCGGGTGGTTGGGGTCGACCGCGTGGATCTTCTTCGCGACCTCGTTGACGAAGGTGGTGTACGCGTTGCGCTGGGCCTCCAGCTCGTCACCGCCGTAACAGTTCTGGAGGCCGAGCGTGGACTCGTTGCCGACGTTCCACATCAGCACGCCGGGGTTGTCCTTGTAGGTGTCGACCCACTTGGGGAACTCGGCGAGCATGTTGTTCTTGTACTCGGTGTCCGTCAGGTAGTTGACGCAGCCGCCCGCGCCGGGGCCGCCGCCCGGCTGGAGCCAGAAGCCGGCGATCACCTTGATGCCGTTGGCCGCCGCCGTGTCGAAGAGCGGCTTGCTGGTGGCGTCGGTGCCCCAGGTGCGGATGGTGTTGACGCCCATGGACTTCACGTCGGGCATGTACTTTGCGGCGTCGGCGACCGAGGGGCCCCAGGTGAGGCCCTTGACCGTATACGGCGAACCGTCCACGGTCAGCTGCCAGTTGCCCTGCGAACCGGTGACCTTCACGACGTTGCCGGCCGCCTGGGCGGCGGGCGCCTGCACGGCGAGCAGACCGCCGCCGAGCAGGGCCGCCGCCGCGAGCGGCGCCACCAGACGCTTGGCCCTGCGTGTGGGGGGATGGTGCATGAGGTTGCTCCTTGCGGGTGGGGAGTGAGTGACGTACGCGATCTTGGAGAGCGCTCTCCAAGGCGGCCCGAAAAAGGGCCCGCGTCCGGTGGGGGTAGGGGTTGTGCGGGGTTGTGCGGGGTTGTGCGGGCTGTTCAGGCCGTACGTGTTGTACGGGCCGTACGGGCCGTACGGGTTGTACTTGCTGTACGGACTACGGCAGTTCGTAGTTCTCGTCGAGCACGGCGCCGGCTGCGGGGTGGTTCTCGTCGTAGCCGTGCGGGTCGCACTGCAGGCCGCCCTTGACGCAGTGGGTGACCATCGCGTCGAGCGTGGCGGCGTCCCAGCCGTTCATGAAGTCGTAGTGGAAGGAGAATCCGGCACCGCTCGCCAGCTTCACCTTCGACATGTCACCGTTGACCGGCCAGGCCATCTTGAACTCGATCATCGGCAGGGCGACGGGGTGGTCGGCCGGGCAGGAGTTGTAGTTGGCGCCCCCCGCGACCGGGTATGCCATGTGACTCTTGTGGTCGGGCGTGTCCAGGTGGATGCCGTCCCAGCAACTGGGCGCCTGGAGACGCAGGTTGAGCTGGACGTCCTGCCGGTCGGGGCAGGTCGCCGGGAAGTCGTAGTTCTTGAACGACTCGCCGCACTCCCAGCCCTCGACGGTGCCCTTGAGGTTCTTGAACTCGTCCTGCGTCTGCATCGGGCTGCCGACGACGTACCGCAGTCCCCTCGGGAAGGGCCGCACGCTGCGGTAGTCGGTGACGCCCGACTTGTAGTAGATGGTCTGGGCGCCTTCGGGGAGAACCTTCGTGTCCCCGTTGAACAGGCTCGGCATCCAGTACCCGGACTTGTCGCCCGGGGCCAGGCAGGTGGTGTCACCCGCCTCCAGTGAGGCGGTGGTGGTGTTGGCGTTCGTGGTGGTGTTGCCCATGAACGTGTGGTCATGGGACTTGCCCGGCTGCCCCGGGTAGACGATCGGGTCGTCCGGAGCGCTGTGCGTCGGGGCGCACTTGGCCTGGAACTCGTGGAAGTACGCCGACGGCGGTACCTCCGTCGAGGGGGTGACCCCGGTGACCGGGGGGTCGGCCATGATGTAGCCGTCGCCGTCCGGGTCGTCGCCCGATGCCTGGGTGGACGCGGGCATGCCGGGCATCCCGGGCATGGAGTACGCGGCGTTGTGCGCGGTGTGCGTGCCCGCCGCCGCGGCCGGCGTCTCGGGGGAAGCGTTCGCTGTCGCCGCGATCCCGGCGATCCCTGCCGTGGTCAGGGTCAGCGAGGTGAACAAGAGCAGTCCGGTGAGGGTTCTCGACCTCCGTGGCATGGAGACCTCCTGCTGCGTCGTGGGGGCGTGCATGGAGTTGGGAGAGCGCTCTCCCAACTCGGAGTGTTCCGCCCCTGACAAGAGCGTGTCAATAGTTGGTTAACGATGGCCGTCGTGCGTGAAGTGGGTGGGGCGCGGTGGGCCGGCGGGGGAGTTGCCGTGTGACCTGCGAGGAGGTCCACGAGATGCTCAACTCACGTGCAGCGTGAACCTGGTGCCGGCCGGTGGGTTGGCTGCGGGGGCCATCGGCGAACTGGATCGTGCGGACGTGCGCGTGTCGCGTCCAGGTGGAGCAGGCCGCTGAAGTCTGCCCGGTCCGAGGCGGTCAGGAGGCGGTCAGGGGAATCTCGTCGCCCGTGGACGTGGTGGCCAGCAGGACGAGGTCGGCCTCCAGGGCGCGAAGGTAGCGGCGGAGCTGGCGCTGGCTGATCTCCTGAACGGGAAGGCGCTCCAGGCGGGAGACGTTGGGCTGGGCCGTACCCATCCGTGTCGCGACCTCGGCCTGGGTCAGGCCGGTCTGTTCCCGCAGTTCGGCGAGCTTCATGCGTCACCGATCTTCCCGTACCGGCGAAAGGCGCTGGTGTCGATGCTCCAGGCTCCGAAGCGGACGATGTCCCCGAAGATGTACGGCTCGCGGTTCCGGTACGCGCCGTGGCAGGGATCGTCATACACCGCGATCGTGCCGTCCCTCGGGTCCACGATCAAATACAGGCCGATCTTCATGGCCGGGTAGTCGGCCATCTTCTCGACGTAGTCATTGCTCGGGTTCGACTTCGAGACCACCTCGACACAGGCCAGCACCTCATCCGGGGCGAGTGAGTCCCGATCGGAATCCAGTGCGCTCTCTTCGCACACCAGCACGTCCGGGCGGCGCATGCGGCCGACCCGCGGGTCCTCGACTTCGGGCCCGGTCTCGGCGATCCACCCCGGATGCGTCGAGGTGATCTGCTGATTGATCTGATCCCTGATCCGGCCCGCGATCCGCTCGTGCCGGTTGACCGGGCTCATCATGGCCATGACGGGACCGCCCGCACCGATCTCCACGCTCCAGGAGCCCTCCAGATGCTGGGCATACTCGGAAAGCTCGTCGGCGACCTTCCGCATCCACGCATAGCCCAGGCTCATGCCTAAAGTATATCAAAAATCATATGCTCTCTCCGGTCGCCGTATCGTCGCCGCCCGCCGTGCTCAACTCGTATGCAGCATCAGCCCGATCCCCACCACCATCAGCCCCGCAGCCGCGATCCGCGGTGCGCCGAATCGTTCCTTGAAGAACACCGTCCCGATCGCCGCGCCCACGATGATCGACGACTCCCGCAGCGCCGCCACCGGGGCGAGCGCCGCCCGGGTCTGGGCCCACAGGACGAGGCCGTACGCCGTCACCGACAGGGCCGCGCCGAGCAGGCCGCGTACCGCGTACGGGCGGAGCTGGGCGGGGAGGGCGGAGCGGCGGCGGTAGAGGGCGTAGAGGGGGATCGCGACGCCCTCCAGGATCATCAGCCAGGCGATGTAGCCGAGCGAGCTCCCGGAGGCGCGTACGCCGACGCCGTCCACCGTCGTGTAGCCGGCGATGGCGAGACCGGTCGCCAGTGCGGCCAGGATCGCCGGCCACTGCGGGCGTTTGCCGGCGCCGCGGATGCCCCAGAGGGCCAGTCCGACCAGGCCTGCCGAGGCGACCGCGACGCCCGCCGTGGCCCAGCCGTCCGGGTGTTCGCCCACGAAGACGGCGGCGAGGACGGTGACCACGAGCGGGGCGGTGCCGCGGGCGATCGGGTACATCTGGCCGAAGTCGCCGAGCGTGAACGACCGCATCAGCAGCAGCATGTACACCACGTGCAGGGCTGCGGACGCGATCAGGTACGGCCAGGCGTCCGTGGCCGGGAACGGGACGAAGAGGGCGGCGGCCGCGCCGATCAGCAGGCCGCCGCCGGAGATCAGGGTGAAGGACAGCAGCTGGTCCTTGATCGCGTGCGCGATGGCGTTCCAGCCGGCGTGCGTGAAGGCGGCCGTCAGGACGGCTATGGCGACCAGCGGCGTCACTTGGTCTGCTCGCGTACGTCCACCACGGTGCCGCCGGCGTGCCCGATCAGCGTCTGCGGGTCGAGCGGGAAGACCGTGTACGGGGTGCCGGCCGCCGCCCACACCGTCGCGTGCGCGAGCAGCCCGCGGTCGGCGAGGACCCGGGTCCTGGTGCGGTGCCCGAAGGGCGGCACGCCGCCGATCGCGTAACCGGTGGCCTCCCGGACCACGTCCGCGCCCGGCCGCCGTACCTTCGCCGCCCCCAACTCCTGCCGTACGAGCTCCACATCGACGCGCGAGGAGCCGTCCATCAGGACCAGTACCGGTACCCCGTCGGCCTCGAAGATCAACGACTTGACGATCTCGCCGAGCTCGCAGCCGAGGGCGGCCGCTGCCTCGGCCGCGGTCCGGGTGGCCTCCGGGAAGCGGCGGATCTCGACGTCGAGTCCGAGCTCGCGCAGGGCCTCGGCGAATCGGGGGTGGGCGGCCGAGGTGTCGTTGCCCGTCGGGGCGGGGGCGTCTGAAGTACTCATGATCTGCACGCTATCGGCCGTGGTGCGGGGCGTGCGATCGGGTTTGCGGGACGGCACGGCAAGGGCCTCCGCCGCAGATGCGGCGGAGGCCCTTGCCGTGCCGGTCGGTACGTCTACCGCCCCGCGCGCAGGACCGCGGCGACGAGCGGGCCGGCCGCGTCGCCGCCGTGGCCGCCGGACTGGACGACCGCCGCTGCCGCGAGGTCGTCGCTGAAACCGGTGAACCAGCTGTTGGACTTCCCCTGCCCGTCCACCTCGGCCGAGCCGGTCTTGGCCCCCTTGTCGCCGAGGACCGAGGACATGGCCGCCTTGCCGGTGCCCCAGGAGGCGGTGGCCCGCATCATGTCGGTCAGCTGGCCGGTGACGTTCGGCGACAGCGAACGGGAAGCGGTGACGAGCCGGCGGCCGTCCAGGCTGCTCGGTACGAGGACCGGCTGGCGGAAGGTGCCGGTGCGGGCGGTCGCGGTGATCGACGCCATGTTGAGCGCGTTCATCGTCACCGTGCCCTGGCCGATGTACTGGGCCGCCGCCACGCCACCGGTCGCCTCGGGCACGCTGCCGTCGACGGAGGTGACGCCGGTCTTCCATACCAGGCCGATCCCGAAGACGTCCCGGGCCTCCTTGCCGAGTGCCGCGTCGTCCTTCGTGTCGTCGATCAGCTTGATGAAGGCCGTGTTGCAGGACTGGGCGAAGCTGGAGGTGAACGTGTTCGTCGGCGGGAGCGAGAAGTACTTCAGGTTGTGGAACGTCGTTCCCTGGTAGAGCACTTCCTTGGGGCACTCGACGGGGCTGTTCGCGGAGGCGAGCCCCTTCTCGATGAGCAGCGCGGCGGTCACGATCTTCATCGTGGAGCCCGGCGCCTGTGCGCCCTGCATCGCCGCGTTGAAGCCGTTCGCCGGGTTGTTGGCCACCGCGCGGATCTCGCCGGTGGACGGTTTCACCGCCACCACCGAAGCCCCGCTGAACTGCTTGACCGCGGTTTCGGCCGCCGCCTGGGCCTTCGCGTCCAGGGTGGTCGGCACCCTGCCCGGCTTCCCCTTGACCAGGGTCAGCAGCGTCTTGTCCACACCGTCGGCGTTCGCGCTGTTGATCCAGGTCTCGATGCCGACGGTGCCGCCGGCCTTCGCGCTGTACCGCTTGCGCAGCTCGTCCAGAATGCCGCCGAGCGACGGGTACTTCTCCTTGGTGAGCACGTTGCCGTTGCGGTCGACCGCCTCGATCGACGCGGTCTCCGACTCGCCCGTCTCCAGCGACTCGCCCTTGCCCAGGTCCGGATGGATGACGGAGGGGAGCCAGTCGACGAGCGGGCGGCCCGTGGTCAGGCCGCGTACGACGGTGAGTTCGGAGGAGTACGTCCAGGGCTTCGTCTTCCCCTCGTACGAGACGGTCGCCTTGACCGTGTACGGCACCTTCGAGCCGGTCGCCGGGCCGGCGGTGATCACGGCCTCGGTGACATGGGCCGAGTCGCTGTAGCCGATCAGTGCGGGTTCGGCGTCGCCCTTGTTGTTGGTGAGATCGGCTGCGACGGCCGCATCGCCCTTCGCCCATGCGGCGAGGAACGCCTTCGACGTCTCGGCGATCTCGTCCTTGGTGACCGGCCCCGTCTTCACCTCGGCCGAGGTGGCCTTGGTGTCCGTGCCGCCCCCGACCCCGCTGTCGCCGAGCCCGTCCAGGACGTTGTAGGCCCCGTAGCCCACCCCGCCGACCACGACCGCGAACACTCCGCCGACCACGGCGACCTTCACTCCACTGCGCATCCCTGCAGTCCCCCTCCCCAGGAGGCCCCCTTGAACGTGTTCAAGGGGGCTGTTCCCTGCACGTTACGGGACTGCCGTGACAGTGGGGCCGGTTGTTATCGGAATGCGATCCGCCGCGGCATGGGAGACGCGAACAGAACGGTCAAATCCAGGTATCCAGCCACATGCGGTCCCGCCAGGAATCCTCGGGAATCGGGGTTCCGGTATACAGCGGCCAGAAATAGATGAAATTCCAGATGATCAGGAGGACCAGTACGCCGGCGGCTACGGCCCCCAGTGTCCGGCGCCGTTCACCCGAGGGATCGCCCTTTGTCAGACCCAGTTCGAGTTTCGCCCCGGTGCCTGCCGCAGGGCCCAGCATCGCGCCGATCATCATCGCCACCGCGAGGCAGAGGAAGGGCACGAACACGACCGCGTAGAAAAGGAAAATGGTGCGTTCCTGGTAGAGGAACCACGGCACCCAGCCCGCGGCCACTCCGCAGGCGATCGCGCCCGCCCGCCAGTCGCGGCGGAAGAACCAGCGCCACAGCACGTACAGCAGGGCGAAGCACGCGGCCCACCACAGCAGCGGCGTGCCGAGTGCCAGCACCTCGCGCGCGCACTTGCCGGTCGACGAGTCGGTGCAGCCGTTCTGCTCCTCGTAGAAGTACGAGACCGGCCGGCCCAGCACGATCCAGCTCCACGGATTGGACTGATAGGTGTGACCGGACGTCAGGTTCACATGGAACTCGTAGACCTGGTTCTCGTAGTGCCACAGGCTGCGCAGCCAGTCCGGCAGCCAGGTCCAGCTGCCGCCCTTGCCGTCGGTCGCCGCCCAGTCCCGGTAGTAGCCGTGCCGGTCGGGGTCGTTGTGGATGATCCAGCCGGTCCAGGAGGCGATGTACGTGAGGACCGCGACCGGCACCGTGGAGACGAAGGCCGGCAGCAGATCCCGCTTCAGTACCGCCTTGTACGGCTGCACCGCGCCCGCGGTCTTTCGCGCGCCGACATCCCACAGGACCGTCATCAGGCCGAACGCGACCATGATGTACAGCCCGTTCCACTTGGTGGCGAAGGCCAGCCCGAGGGAGATTCCGGCCGCGATCCGCCACGGGCGCCAGCCCAGGCGCAGGCCCTCCGCGACTCCGGTGTCCGGCCGCAGCACGCCGTCCTCGTCGACCGGAAGCGCCGCGGCGAGTCTGCGCCTCGCCCAGTCCCGGTCGATCAGCAGGCAGCCGAACGAGGCCAGCACGAAGAACATCAGCACCAGGTCGAGCAGCGCGGTGCGGCTCATCACGAAGTGCAGCCCGTCCACCGCGAGCAGCGCGCCCGCCAGACAGCCCAGGAACGTCGAGCGGAACAGCCTGCGGCCGATCCGGCACAGCATCAGCACCGACAGCGTGCCGAGCACGGCGACCATGAACCGCCAGCCGAACGGCGTGAATCCGAAGATCTGCTCACCGATGCCGATGATCCACTTGCCGACCGGCGGGTGCACCACATAACCCGGATCGGTGGGGACCGGCACCTGCGACGGATCGTTGAGGATCAGCTTGTCGACGTCCTTGGGCCACGCCCCCTCGTACCCCTGCTTGATGAGGGCCCAGGAGTCCTTGGCGTAATACGTCTCATCGAATATCACCGCGTGCGGGCTGCCCAGGTTCCAGAACCGCAGCACCCCGGCGACCGCCGCCACCAGCAGCGGACCGCCCCACGCCGACCAGCGCACCAGCCGGTCCGCGAGCAGCGGGGGCATCCCGAGCACCGCCCACAGCTGGCCTCCCGGGCGGGTGTACGGCGGAACCAGCCGTTCGCGCAGCCCGATACCGGGGCGCGGGAAATGGCCGAAGCGGCGCAGCCGCTGCTGCCAGGAAGTCGGCTCCGGGCCGTGCTGTTCCCCGGCGTCTTGGCCCTGCCGGGCTTCGGGCGCAGTACTCGTCACCGCGCCATCGTAGGGAACGCATCTGTGCGAGTCCTGCCGCCCTTGCTGGGAGGATGGACGTTGTGACTGGAACGACTGGAACGCTGGTACTCGCAGGGACCCCCATCGGCGATGTGGCGGACGCCCCGCCACGACTCGCCGCCGAACTGGAGACGGCCGATGTCGTCGCCGCCGAGGACACCCGCCGGCTGCGCCGGCTGACCCAGGCGCTGGGCATCCACACCACGGGGCGTGTCGTCTCCTACTTCGAGGGCAACGAGTCCGCCCGTACGCCCGAACTCGTCGAGGCGCTGCTGGGCGGCGCCCGGGTGCTGCTGGTCACGGACGCGGGCATGCCGTCCGTGTCCGACCCCGGCTACCGGCTGGTCGCCGCGGCGGTGGAGAAGGACATCAAGGTCACCGCGGTGCCGGGCCCGTCGGCGGTGCTCACCGCGCTCGCCCTGTCCGCGCTGCCGGTGGACCGGTTCTGCTTCGAGGGCTTCCTGCCGCGCAAGGCGGGCGAGCGCCTCGGCAAGCTCCGCGAGGTCGCCGACGAGCGCCGCACCATGGTGTTCTTCGAGGCCCCGCACCGGCTCGACGACACCCTTGCCGCGATGGCCGAGGTCTTCGGCGCCGACCGGCGCGCCGCGGTGTGCCGGGAGCTGACCAAGACGTACGAGGAAGTGAAGCGCGGTCCGCTGGGCGAGCTCGCCGTCTGGGCGGCCGAGGGCGTACGCGGTGAGATCACCGTCGTCGTCGAGGGCGCGGCCGACTCCGGAGCCGAGGAGCTGGACGCCGAGGAGCTGGTGCGCAGGGTGCAGGTGCGCGAGGAGGCGGGGGAGCGGCGCAAGGAGGCGATCGCCGCCGTGGCCGCGGCGGCGGGGCTGCCCAAGCGCGAGGTGTTCGACGCGGTCGTCGCAGCAAAGAAT
This genomic interval from Streptomyces sp. NBC_00464 contains the following:
- a CDS encoding EamA family transporter, producing the protein MTPLVAIAVLTAAFTHAGWNAIAHAIKDQLLSFTLISGGGLLIGAAAALFVPFPATDAWPYLIASAALHVVYMLLLMRSFTLGDFGQMYPIARGTAPLVVTVLAAVFVGEHPDGWATAGVAVASAGLVGLALWGIRGAGKRPQWPAILAALATGLAIAGYTTVDGVGVRASGSSLGYIAWLMILEGVAIPLYALYRRRSALPAQLRPYAVRGLLGAALSVTAYGLVLWAQTRAALAPVAALRESSIIVGAAIGTVFFKERFGAPRIAAAGLMVVGIGLMLHTS
- a CDS encoding penicillin-binding transpeptidase domain-containing protein — translated: MRSGVKVAVVGGVFAVVVGGVGYGAYNVLDGLGDSGVGGGTDTKATSAEVKTGPVTKDEIAETSKAFLAAWAKGDAAVAADLTNNKGDAEPALIGYSDSAHVTEAVITAGPATGSKVPYTVKATVSYEGKTKPWTYSSELTVVRGLTTGRPLVDWLPSVIHPDLGKGESLETGESETASIEAVDRNGNVLTKEKYPSLGGILDELRKRYSAKAGGTVGIETWINSANADGVDKTLLTLVKGKPGRVPTTLDAKAQAAAETAVKQFSGASVVAVKPSTGEIRAVANNPANGFNAAMQGAQAPGSTMKIVTAALLIEKGLASANSPVECPKEVLYQGTTFHNLKYFSLPPTNTFTSSFAQSCNTAFIKLIDDTKDDAALGKEARDVFGIGLVWKTGVTSVDGSVPEATGGVAAAQYIGQGTVTMNALNMASITATARTGTFRQPVLVPSSLDGRRLVTASRSLSPNVTGQLTDMMRATASWGTGKAAMSSVLGDKGAKTGSAEVDGQGKSNSWFTGFSDDLAAAAVVQSGGHGGDAAGPLVAAVLRAGR
- a CDS encoding SDR family NAD(P)-dependent oxidoreductase, with protein sequence MTSPALSRFDGYGVLLTGAGQGIGAATARRLAAEGARVLVTDLDGERAGRMAAEIRESGGEAEALACDVADRAAVEAAVAHAVSVFGGLDVLVNNAYACTPDAALFEDEQDETWQRDLDVTLSGAYRCSRAALPHLAASGRGAIVSIGSVNGVQDFGNHAYSAAKAGLASLTRTLAGHAGPRGVRVNLVAPGTIRTDAWAGRDAELSRVRGLYPLGRVGEPEDIAAAVAFLASRDAAWVTGTTLCVDGGLTAANTGFRQAVARA
- a CDS encoding DUF1996 domain-containing protein; the protein is MPRRSRTLTGLLLFTSLTLTTAGIAGIAATANASPETPAAAAGTHTAHNAAYSMPGMPGMPASTQASGDDPDGDGYIMADPPVTGVTPSTEVPPSAYFHEFQAKCAPTHSAPDDPIVYPGQPGKSHDHTFMGNTTTNANTTTASLEAGDTTCLAPGDKSGYWMPSLFNGDTKVLPEGAQTIYYKSGVTDYRSVRPFPRGLRYVVGSPMQTQDEFKNLKGTVEGWECGESFKNYDFPATCPDRQDVQLNLRLQAPSCWDGIHLDTPDHKSHMAYPVAGGANYNSCPADHPVALPMIEFKMAWPVNGDMSKVKLASGAGFSFHYDFMNGWDAATLDAMVTHCVKGGLQCDPHGYDENHPAAGAVLDENYELP
- a CDS encoding XRE family transcriptional regulator; protein product: MKLAELREQTGLTQAEVATRMGTAQPNVSRLERLPVQEISQRQLRRYLRALEADLVLLATTSTGDEIPLTAS
- a CDS encoding discoidin domain-containing protein, with translation MHHPPTRRAKRLVAPLAAAALLGGGLLAVQAPAAQAAGNVVKVTGSQGNWQLTVDGSPYTVKGLTWGPSVADAAKYMPDVKSMGVNTIRTWGTDATSKPLFDTAAANGIKVIAGFWLQPGGGPGAGGCVNYLTDTEYKNNMLAEFPKWVDTYKDNPGVLMWNVGNESTLGLQNCYGGDELEAQRNAYTTFVNEVAKKIHAVDPNHPVTSTDAWTGAWPYYKKNAPDLDLYAVNAYNAVCNIKSDWEQGGYDKPYIVTETGPAGEWEVDDDANGVPTEPTDVAKAEGYQKAWGCITGHTGVALGATMFHYGVEDDFGGVWFNLLPGGEKRLSYYAVKKAYGADTSGDNTPPVITDMAVEGATTGVPTGGDVRISTRTSDPDGDAITYQVLFSSNYIDQNKALVPAETKDNGDGTLTAKAPSKTGVYKVYVKATDGKGNEGIETKSIKVIPPKVDGTNVSQGKTATASTSQTDPTGGCPCGAANAVDGKFDTRWASDWSDPQWLQVDLGASTTFKHVQLAWDPAFGKAYDIQTSDDGQNWNTVKSVTDGNGDIDDIDVNGTGRYVRINGTARGSGYGYSLYEFGVYS
- a CDS encoding serine hydrolase domain-containing protein; its protein translation is MDVRGTAAPGFEPVRDAFIRNFEQRGDRGAAVTVYRHGRKVVDLWAGTRDVDGVEPWAVDTVQVVRSAGKGIAAAVPLLLHQRGQIDLHAPVGTYWPEFKANGKERVLVRHLLAHRAGIPALDRPLTPDEAADGVSGPQAVAAQRPEWEPGTDHGYHAQTYSWLVGELVRRVTGRTVGRWVAEEIARPLGLDFWFGIPADEAHRVGRIGPVEAPAGDGAGALRMRPKRSVVDAYRDPESLTRRAFGAIDPLPDENDPGYRAAELPASNGTATARGLARCYAAMIGPVDGHRLFAPATLTLARTEESAGPDRVLVVNTRFGLGYMLHGSGSPLLSPGSFGHPGRGGSLGFADPESGIAFGYVTNGLQKGVTADPRAQALVRAVRSAL
- a CDS encoding YbaK/EbsC family protein; protein product: MSTSDAPAPTGNDTSAAHPRFAEALRELGLDVEIRRFPEATRTAAEAAAALGCELGEIVKSLIFEADGVPVLVLMDGSSRVDVELVRQELGAAKVRRPGADVVREATGYAIGGVPPFGHRTRTRVLADRGLLAHATVWAAAGTPYTVFPLDPQTLIGHAGGTVVDVREQTK
- a CDS encoding Uma2 family endonuclease, producing MSLGYAWMRKVADELSEYAQHLEGSWSVEIGAGGPVMAMMSPVNRHERIAGRIRDQINQQITSTHPGWIAETGPEVEDPRVGRMRRPDVLVCEESALDSDRDSLAPDEVLACVEVVSKSNPSNDYVEKMADYPAMKIGLYLIVDPRDGTIAVYDDPCHGAYRNREPYIFGDIVRFGAWSIDTSAFRRYGKIGDA
- a CDS encoding DoxX family protein; this translates as MVTRLGRAQPYALSLFRIVVGLLFTCHGVASLFGVLSRPMLSAGTWPGWYAAVIQLAGGTLVLLGLGTRTAALVGSGSMAFAYFDVHQRAGLLPMQNGGEAAAFFCWTLLLLVFSGPGVLAVDRLAVFRGATRESAGTRQEQYLGVPA